In Apodemus sylvaticus chromosome 7, mApoSyl1.1, whole genome shotgun sequence, the sequence gacatatacccagaggattccccaccatgtaataaggatacatgctctactatgttcatagcagccctatttataattgccagatgctggaaagaacctaggtatccctcaacagaagagtggatgcaaaaaaatgtggtatatctacacaatggagtactattcagccattagaaacaatgaattcatgaaattcttaggcaaatggatggagctagagaacatcatactaagtgaggtaacccagactcaaaaggtgaatcatggtatgcactcactaataagtggatattaacctagaaacctggattacccaaaacataatctacatatcaaatgaggtacaagaagaaaggaagagtggccccttgttctggaaagactcagtgaagcagtattcagcaaaacctgaacgggcaagtgggaaggggtgggtgggaggacagggggagagaagggggcttaagggactttcggggagtggggtgggctaggaaaggggaaatcatttgaaatgtaaataaaaaatatatcgaataaaaaaacaaaacaaaaacaaaaatgtcagggccatgagaaatacacacacacacacacacacacacacacaattttaaaccTTGAGTATTGAGAGGGTGGCTTACTATAAGCATAGATAACTGAACATAGGAGTACATTTTGCAAGTGCAATGAAATCCACAAGGATTTACACATTAATAAAAGATTGATAGCAAAGAAATTGAATTCATCATTGAGACAGCACAAATCATTCTTGTTCTCATGGCAGTCACAAGCAGTTCTTCAGTATTGGTTAGGCTTTCATGCTTCTTTAATAGAAGCCTCTGGACAAAATAACCACGAAGAAAGGCTTGGTCAGGCCACAGTTGTTTTCATTCTGTATTTGTGCTGTTGAGATTGACCCCAGGCAGGCATGCTATAATAAATCCAAGACCCTAGGCAAAAGGACATCTAAAATATGGAAACATTGGCAATtcttcctccatcacctctctCTCCTCAATCAGCCTGTCCCACTTAATTCACAGTGGACACAACTCAGAGCTTCAGAACTGTTGCATGGCCTCAGTCTAGGACCATCATAATTTGTTCAGGAAGTATCTGACCTATTCTAATTATTTCATCCAGCAAATCAGTATAGTTTTTTCTGGACTGAAAACTAATTGTAagattttttggttggtggtggtATAggtatctccctctctctctctctctctctctctctctctctctctctctctctctctcgggagGCTGCAAGAGAGTGACTCAGGACAGACCCTtgtgaggaagaaagaagagcatGGAGAGTGGAGACAGAGTGCTCAGGAAGCAGGTTAATAGAATCTACATGTTGCTGAAAGTTGTAGAACCAGTTTCCTTCTGAGGACATTGGCTTGTATGGGAGTATGGCTTCACAGTCCTGCCTTGCAGTCACTGAATGGAAACAGATGGTAGGGCCTGTAGCCTCTAGTGCACTTGGTGGTAGGTTTAAGGTCATCTGGCTTTGGATCAATAACTCTTGTGTGTTTCCACACCTACCACAAGTTTTTATTTCCTAGCACTCTGagcagcctctctccctcccttctcaacTTTATAGCAACATTCATAAATACAAgttgtaggggctggagagatggctcagcagttaagatcaccgactgttcttccagcgGTCCAGggctcaattcctagcaactacatggtagctcagaaccatctgtaatggggtctggtgccctcttctggtgtgtctgaagagagcaatggtggtgtactcttatgtacaaaataaataaataaaactctttaaaatataaataaaataaatacaagttgCAAATCGATTTCTCTTCTGTGTTTGCCATTACTCATAAGATGCTGATGCAAAGAATCAAAGTCGTTGCATGTATGGAAAGacgaaaatggaaggagaaacagtTGATATTTCTAAGGATGTGAATTATTTCTACTTATCCACCACTGGTGCATCAGCTTGAAGCTGTCAGACAAACATAGCTCCTCATCTCCATGCATTCAGCAGCTGCTTTCCCTGCTGCATACTTAGGTGAGGAGACTTAACGTCCAAATCAAAGTTTCAACGTTGCCTTAACCACTGATTTCACAATCTCCACTTAGCTCTCAGAGTTGCTTATCAAGGCTCAACAAAATGATATATTTTCTCTTAACTTCAAACTGTGCACTCTGGAAGTTCTGTACTCACTGGGTCAGGGGGTCACTGAGAAGCCAAATCATTTACCCATAACAGAATGAAGAGGAGCATCATGAAGCACCTACATCTCAGGAGACACAGTAACAGGAGCAGTATTTAGGTCATCTATGTTAGCTTCACCCTGAGCCTCTAAGGTCAGTCTAGATGGCTTCCTTTTCCAAGTTCAGGCAAAGCCACAATAAACAGGAAGAAGGATTTGTCTACAACTGAGATGAGGCACTGTCAGTCTAAGGTTAGTACTACTAATTTCTCCCATGATTTCTAACCAGATAAAGGGTAATATACATGATATACAAAGATGGTTTAAGGACTAGAGATGTGACTTGGAAATTAAGAACACGTGCTGCTGATTCAGGGGATCCCAGGTTCCatcccagcacctgcaccagGTTGCCTGTAACTCATGTTCTcggggatccaacactctctttTAGCTTCTGTGGGTATTCATGCatgtgatacatatatacacactcaggcaaatgcaaagaaaaaataaatggattCTTAAAAAGAAGTATATACTGAGTTCGATTTAAAGCTGTATTGTTTTTTATCAGAAATTATAAATTGATGAAAGGAGCTAACTTTTTTTCCTCTCAGCCTAGCATAACCACTTCTCAAGTGTACTACTGCCAGAGTGACTTTGATGAGCTTCTAGTTCCCACCTACTTACAGGGAATCtggtttctccacatcctctcattTTTGACTTTTAAACTGAATCATAAGAGGAACAGGAAATGGTGTGTTGCTCTGAAACATTTTTCTCCTTCACAGTGTGAACCTTGGCTTTCACAGACAGCCCATGCACAAAAAGTGACAAGAAGGAAGGACACTGTGACATGATGCAAACAGAATTTCCAGCAACCTCCAGATATGATTGAGGCTCCTCCCCTGGCAGGCCCTATCTTTGCAGCctttgcctcctctgcctctacaTGGACAGCTCCAGGCAGCTCTGCCAGAGATGACTGCCTATGAATTCATAGTATATCCACTTCCTGGCTGAGAACAATCTTCAGTATGTCCTACAGGCACCTGCCTTTGAATTGACTCCAAGTGAGACATCCAGAGTTCTACAAAGAGTCGCTTTCTCCGTTCAGAAAGAAGTTGAAAAGAAGCAGAAGCCGTTCTTGAATGACTTTCATGTGGAATCCATAGATACTGCCAGAATAATATTCAGCCAAGTGATGGAAAAAGTATTTGAAGATGGCATCATTAACTGCAGAAGAATTGTAACTATATTTGCCTTTGCAGGAGTTCTCCTTAAAAAAACTTCCACAAGAGCAGATTGCCAGGGATGTGGGTGTGTACAAACAAGATTCCAGTTTTGTGGAAGAATTCATAATGAATAACAAAGAAGCATGGATACAACAGAATGGAGGCTGGGAATGTGTAATGACTtttttctagatagatagatagatagatagatagatagatacatagatagatagatacatagatagatagatatatagatagatagatagaatttcttttttattatatatattttttattttctatattctttgtttacaatccaaaagctttcccctttcccagttcccccctccccatatgtcccgtaagtcctcttctcttcatccattctcctatctctcctcctccctgtcctggtactcccctacaatgctgggtcaagcctttccaggattagggccctcttcttccttctacatgggagtcatttgatatgctaattgtatcttcagtattcagagcctCAGGgttaattaatgtccacttatcaatgattgcattccatgtgtattcttttgtgatttcattacctcgcttaggatgatattttcctgttccatccctttgcctaaaaaaaatcatgaattcattgtttttaattgctgaatagtactccattgtgtatatataccacattttctgtatccattcctcacttgagggatacctgggttctttccagcttctggctattataaataaggctactatgaacatagtggagcatgtgtccttattgcatgctggggaatcctctgggtatatgcccaggagaggtatagtagggtcccccagaagtgtcatgtccagttttcttaggaaccaccagactgatgtatatagtggttgtaccatcttacaatcccaccagcagtgaaggaatgttcctctttctccacatcctcgccaacacctgctgtttcctgagtttttaaacttaaccATTCTATATctatctccctatctatctatctccctatctatctatctatctatctatttatctatctatctatccatctatagatatatctatatctatgaagataaatagatatagatatacttttttctatatatatatacatagatactatatatataatttctctaaTGAAGAATAGGAATGAAAAGTTTCCTTACTGattaaaacaaacagcaaaataaCAGTCAAAGGACTTCAGTCTCTTTATTAATTAAGATGCTCTTAATTaaaattaagcaaaacaaaaatcccctgggttatttccagtgtACCTTActggaaataaatgtttaaaattaagatttatacatttattttatgtatgtgagcacactgtagctgacttcagacacaccagaagagggtatcaggttctgttagagatggttgtgagccagcatgtggttgctggaatttgacctcaggacctctggaagagcgtgttcctaattgctgagccatctctccaacccaccccCAACTTTATAGTTGGAGTACATTTGTGTCTCCAGCTTTAATTCAGGCTGTGAGGTCTGGGCTTGAGAatatcatcattatttttttaaccatatCTTCAATATCAGCAGTGCAGATCCCCAAGTGCCTGCCTTTTTCTAGGgtctatttctttcatttttttattcgatatattttttatttacatttcaaatgatttccccttttctggcttcccactccctgaaagttccataagccttcttccttctccctgttcccccatccaccccttcccacttccctgttctggtattgcttcTAGGGTCTTTTATGACAATTGAGAACTAGTACAGAAGATCTGGTATTAAATATTGTCATATGTACTTTATTGTGTTGTAATAGTCAACCATATGTATGGTTTTGTACATTCATTACTTACACACCAAGCTTTTCCGTTTTCTTAGCACACTCTCATGTGTGGATAACCAGACTCCCTCATGGCCCTTTGTCACTAGGGATTAAATCTAGAGCCTAACGTGGTCTGAGCATATGTTCTATCAGTGTACTGTATCCTTAGCCTCATGGTTAGTCCTTCTgggaaatattttacaaattgGTATCTTGTCTATACATGGAAGTGCCCATTCtggaacataaaaaggaagataaGAGGACCAAAACTTCAAGGTAATCTTCAACTACACAGTAAGGCAGCAGAAAGCCACTTCTGGGCACATGAAGGACCCTTTCATCTCCCCCACTCAAATAATACATAGATTTATGCTGTAACTGCTTTTGTCAACCCAGGGcactaaaataacattttaaaggacatttttttGGCCTGAGGAAGTACATCAATTGTAGAGTCCCTGTAGTCTGTGAGCAAGGTCTCTAATTCAACCTCTAGCaccatgaataaaaattaaaagagttcTTCATGTGTTTTGCTGTATGTACATGCCATTGAAGAGCTTGTCTCTTCCTGCTGGAGTATATTTATTTAAGTTATTTAGGCCTTTCCCTCAGTATAGGCATGTTTTCTAGGGTGGATATTTGCTTGTAGAGTTATTTAATGATGGTGTATATCCACTTTGAAATGACTGGAGTTTTCTCTTCCATGGTGGATCTACTAATTTATAAACCTGCCATAAACATGGTAAGAGTGCCCAGCATTGCCCTGGTGCAAGGAGGTGAACATGAGTCCTAGTAGTCTATCACATTCCTCCACTTTGTTACACTAAATACACACACTTAGTTAGTTTGTGTTCATTCATTTCCCCTTGGTTACTAGTACAACTTCTCTTCATGCTgagcatatattcatatttattgacTAATTCTTAGAACTGCATGTTCCTATCTTTTACCCAGTTTTCAATGGCTTTATTAACTTATAGGAAGTCTGAAAACTTTAATATGTGagattatttttagtttgtttcttaTCTTCTAAAAATGTTTATGTCTTCATTAATTACAAGTATTTAAAAGTTCTATGCAATCAACTGTATTGAACACTGGCtgttccatttctattttgttataAGTCTGCTTGCTTAGTGCTGTCTTACTGTAAGTCAGTCCACCTTCTCAAAGACTCTTCTTTCTAACTTGGCCTGATTTGAGTCTAGCTAAAACATTTCAGATACTATGTTTCTTCTGGTTGGCTCTGGGAGGGGCTCAGAAAAACTTCTGCTGCACTATGTACACCTTAAGTGAAGACAAGTGTCTTCTAGCCCAGAGGTCATAAATGAGCCTATGGCAAAGAGCCTCACAAGCTCTATAGGTTTACACTATGCTCCCATTGTCTAGCCCAGCATGAGAAAGACACAGAGTATTTGTTACTCTAAAATCTAACTCCTTACTAACATATTGTGTGAATTATCTTGGAGTCACAGAGATATTAGCGTATATATAGTAGGAAAACACTACCTAATAGAGGTATGAaagaacatctctctctctctctctctctctctcacgcgcacacacacacacacacatgcacacatgcacaaatgcactgTTCAAGAATCTCCTATGCAGGTTCTCAGATCTTTTCTTTTACAACTGGGAGTTTATGTTGTCAAAATGATAGAAGAGGTGTATGaaagtggaattgtaaacattttctgataaatttgtagctttacatggaaaatatttctgataaaattgaatatatagaaaaacatgttaaaattaaagatcatcatggaaattatacagataaaatgataggcataaatataattttaagttgattgaaggtggaattataaacattttcagataaaattgaagatttacatggaaaatatttctggtaaaattcaagaaatatatagacaaacacattataATTGACTagttcatggaaatttttacatataaaatggtagatataaaaagtctttctaaattaattgaaggtggaattaaaaatatttgtgataaaatccaaGATTTGCATTAGGAATACATTTAAGACTACTACtattatagctatataaaattttccatgataatcttcaattctaacatgcttttctacatttttctacaattacatctgatatattttccatgtaaatcctcaattctatcataaaatatttctattccatatttcaattaatttagcaatgttttactgGCTAATGTTGTACtaactagttttgtgtgtcaacttgacacaggctggagttatcactaagaaaggagcttcagttggggaaatgcctccatgagatccagctgtggagcattttctcaattagtgatcaagtggggagggccccttgtgggtggtaccaccttcaggctggtactcttgggttctataagagaacaggatgagcaagccaggggaagcaagtcagtaagaaacatccctccatggcctctgcatcagctcctgctttctgacctgcttgagttccagtcctgacttcctttagtgatgaactgcaacgtggaagtgtaagctcaataaaacctttcctccccaacttgcttctcggtcatgatgtttgtgcaggaatagaaaccctgactaagacacatgtctACCAcgttactctttaattttccatgaaaattgtcaattttaacgtgtttatctgaaatattttacatgtaaatctttaatttaaaaaaataaaaaagggaaaaagggaagaggTGTTTGAAATCATTTTAAAGCAATCTCAATTCTGTATTCCAGCTaagagaaaattttacatataa encodes:
- the LOC127689496 gene encoding bcl-2-related protein A1-like, with the translated sequence MRHCQSKYIHFLAENNLQYVLQAPAFELTPSETSRVLQRVAFSVQKEVEKKQKPFLNDFHVESIDTARIIFSQVMEKVFEDGIINCRRIVTIFAFAGVLLKKTSTRADCQGCGCVQTRFQFCGRIHNE